A genomic segment from Peribacillus sp. ACCC06369 encodes:
- the folD gene encoding bifunctional methylenetetrahydrofolate dehydrogenase/methenyltetrahydrofolate cyclohydrolase FolD, translating to MSAQIINGKEIAEAVRQEISKEVQQLRKKNIVPGLAVILVGDNQASQTYVRNKQKACEDLGMHSVLIKKPAGLSQEELIQSIDELNQDDSIHGILVQLPLPGHIQEKAIIEAISPEKDVDGFHPINIGRMMTGQDAYLPCTPYGVMVMLEYIDYDLEGKHVVIVGRSNIVGKPAGQMFLNANATVTYCHSKTKDLAYYTKQADVVVAAVGKRDTITSDHIKEGAVVIDVGMNRNDEGKLCGDVAFDEVKTKASYITPVPKGVGPMTITMLMKNTVKSAQKTLEQNKQALKS from the coding sequence ATGTCAGCTCAAATCATTAATGGTAAAGAAATTGCAGAGGCAGTTAGGCAAGAAATCAGTAAGGAAGTTCAACAATTACGGAAAAAAAATATCGTTCCGGGTTTGGCTGTAATCCTTGTGGGGGACAACCAAGCATCGCAAACCTATGTACGCAATAAGCAAAAGGCGTGTGAAGATCTGGGCATGCATTCTGTATTGATTAAAAAGCCTGCGGGACTCTCTCAGGAGGAATTAATTCAGAGCATTGATGAATTAAACCAGGATGACAGCATTCATGGTATATTGGTGCAGCTGCCGTTACCTGGACATATTCAGGAAAAAGCGATCATTGAAGCGATTTCCCCCGAGAAGGATGTAGATGGATTCCATCCCATTAATATTGGGCGGATGATGACTGGGCAGGATGCTTATTTACCTTGTACGCCATACGGGGTGATGGTAATGCTTGAGTATATCGACTATGACCTTGAAGGTAAGCATGTTGTTATCGTAGGTAGAAGTAATATCGTGGGAAAACCGGCCGGACAAATGTTTCTAAATGCGAATGCAACCGTCACATACTGTCATTCAAAGACAAAGGACCTTGCGTATTATACAAAGCAAGCTGATGTCGTTGTGGCAGCTGTCGGCAAGAGGGACACGATCACGAGTGACCATATTAAAGAAGGTGCTGTCGTCATTGACGTCGGAATGAACAGGAATGATGAAGGGAAGCTTTGCGGTGATGTGGCGTTTGATGAAGTGAAAACCAAGGCTTCATACATTACACCTGTTCCTAAAGGCGTTGGTCCCATGACGATTACGATGCTTATGAAGAATACGGTTAAATCTGCTCAAAAAACACTTGAACAGAATAAGCAAGCCTTAAAAAGCTAA